The following DNA comes from Actinomycetota bacterium.
TGCAGCAACGACGACCCCGAACCCGAAGCCACCGAGGCCGCCGAAGAGTCCCCTGAGGCGCCCCCTCCCCCGCCCGAACCGGTTCGCTGCCCGCTCAGCGGCATCGAGCTTCCCGCCGGCGTGGACGTCAACCGACCGGCTATGGCAGTGAAGATCGACAACCACCCGCGGGCCCGGCCCCAGACCGGCCTCGAAACTGCCGACATCGTTTACGAGGAGCTCGTCGAAGGCGGCCTGACCCGCTTCATGGGCATCTACCACTGCGGCGACGCCGCCGACCTGGGCCCGGTGCGCAGCGCCCGGGCCGTCGACCCGGACATCATGACCCAGTACGCTCCCGTCCTCTTTGCCTACTCCGGGGCCTCGCCGAACAACCTGGCCAAGGTCGCCCGTACCGCCGGCGTGATCAACCTGGCGCACGGCTCCAACGGCCCGGCCTACGCCCGCAAGGGCGGCCGCCCGGCGCCCCACAACCTGTACACGTCGACCGACAAGATCCGTGCTCGTCCGGCCGCCCAGGGCGTGGCGGGCCCGCCGAAGACCGGCCTGATCTTCAACCCCAAGCTGGTTCCGACCCCGGTGGCGCCTCCCCCGCCGGCCCCGACCGAGGCGGCCTCCCCCGGCTCATCGGCGGCCCCGCCGGCGCCGGCAGCCCCTGCACCGCCTCCGGGCAACAAGGTCTCCTTTGCCTACTCGGGCGCAGTCGGCGTCACCTACACCTACGACCCGGCAACGAACAAGTACCTTCGGTCGCAGGGCGGCTCTCCGCACAACGCCGCCAGCGGCGCACGCTTCGGCGGGACCAACATCGTCGTCATGAAGGTGCCGGTCAACCGGGGCGGCAGCTCCCCCGAGATCGCGGTTGCAGGCTCCGGTGAGGCGATCGTCCTGCGCAACGGGCAGTCGGTCCACGGCAGGTGGAACCGGCCTACCCTGGGCGACCAGACGACGCTGGTGGACGACGCCGGCCAGCCGATTGAGCTGGCCGCCGGAAACACCTGGATCAACCTGCTCCCGAACGATCAGGGATTTACGGTCGAGTAGTAGCCGGCACCCTCAACTGCTTGGGCAGGTATACGGCGCCCGGGCCTCCGGAGGCCGCCGCATCGTGCGGGTTGGAGATCTTGCAGCGGTCCAGCGACAGGCAGCCGCAGCCGATACAGGAGTCGAGCCCGTCCCTCAGTGCCTCGAGGGCCCGGATCTCGCCGTTGAGCTTCTCCCTCCAGAGCAGTGAGATCCGCTTCCAGTCGGCTGCATTGGGCGTCCGGTTCTGGGGCAGCTGGCCCAGGGCTCCCCGTACCTCCTCAAGGCTCACGCCCAGGTGCCGGGCTGCGCTGATGAACGCCAGGCGGCGCAGGACGCTGCGGTGGAACCGCCGCTGCCCCCCGCTGTTCCGCTCGGCGGAGACCAGCCCCTCACCCTCGTAGTAGCGGATTGCCGAGGCGGCGAAGCCGCTCCGGCCCGCGACCTGCCCCACCGACAGCCATTCCTCGTCCACCGGCTTACCTCCTGCTTGACTTAAAGTTGACTTCAACTTCTATTCTGCACCAAAAGCGGAACCAGGAGGAGAAAGATGCCTTTAGCACTCATTACCGGCGCATCCCGCGGCTTCGGGTTTGCGCTGGCCAAGGCTCTCGCCGGGCGGGGCTGGCAGCTGATCGTCGATGCAAGGGACGGCCGAGCACTGGAGGCGGCCGCCGAGATGATCGGGCCGGGAGTCACGGCTGTCGCAGGCGACGTGGCCGGCCCGGCGCACCGAAGGGAGCTGGCCAGCGCGGTGGCGAGGGCCGGCGGGCTCGACCTGCTCGTCAACAACGCCAGCACCCTCGGCACCAGTCCCCTGCCGGAGCTCGCCCGCTACCCGCTGGGCGCGCTGGAGCAGGTCTTCCAGACGAACGTCCTGGCGCCTCTGGCGCTGATCCAGGAACTGCTCCCCCACCTGTCACCGGGTGCGGCGATCGTGAACATCACCTCGGACGCGGCGGTCGAAGCCTACGGAGGCTGGGGCGGGTACGGGGCGTCAAAGGCTGCCCTCGACCAGATCTCGGCCGTGCTCGCAGCGGAGCAGCCCGGCTTCAGGGTCTACGCATTCGACCCGGGCGACATGCGGACCGCTATGCACCAGGAGGCCTTCCCCGGCGAGGACATCTCCGACCGGCCGGAGCCCGAGACGGTCGTGCCCGCCCTGCTCCGGCTCCTGGCCGACTCCCCGCCCAGCGGCCGCTACCGGTCGGCCGACCTGCTGGTCGGCGCCGGAATGGAGGCGGGGTGAGCGCTGCCGCTCCGGCTTACCCCGAGGGGCGGGCGGCGCCCGGACCTCCGGAGTCCCGAGGGCTCGACCGGGACGGCGTGCGACTGCTGGTGGCGAGCCGAAAGGGGATCACCCATGCGAGCTTCCGGGATCTCGGCTCGTTTCTCCGGCCGGGCGACCTGCTGGTCGTGAACAACTCGGCAACACTTCCGGCTGCCGTCGACGGTACCCGGGAGTACGGCCGGGCCACGATCGTCCACTTCTCGGCGGAGATGGACGACGGCAGCTGGGTAGTGGAGCTTCGCAAGCCCGACAACAGCGGACCGTTCCTCGACGGCGGCACCGGCGAGGTGGTGGAACTGCCCGGGGGCGGCCGGATCGCAATCCTCTCGGCCTACCGGGGGGTGGAGGGCCGGAGCCGCCTGCTGCTGGCCCGGCCGCAGCTGGGGCGGCCGGTGGCCGGGTACCTGAAGCGCTTCGGCCGTCCGATCGCCTACGGCTACCTGGAGGAGCGGCCGCCGCTGTCCGACTACCAGACCATCTTCGCCACCGAGCCCGGCGGCGCCGAGATGCCCAGCGCCGGGCGGCCGTTCTCCGGGCGCGTGCTGGCCGGCCTGGTCTCCCGGGGGGTTTCGCTGGCTCCGATCACCCTGCACACCGGAGTCTCCTCTCCTGAGGTCTCAGAGCCGCCCGCGCCGGAGCGGTTCCGGGTTCCCGCGGCGACCGCGGCGCTGGCGAACCACACGCACCGGGAGGGGGGCCGGGTGGTGGCGGTCGGCACGACGGTCACGCGAGCCCTCGAGTCGGCAGCGGACGAGCAGGGGTTCGTTAACGCCGCCGAAGGTTGGACCGACCTGGTTCTGGACGCATCACGGCCGGTGCGGACGGTCGACGGGCTGATCACCGGCTGGCACGCCGCGTCGGCGACGCATCTGTTGCTGCTGGAGGCGGTAGCGGGGAGCGGCCTGGTCACCCGGGCGTACGACGCCGCAGCCGCCGCAGGCTACCTGTGGCACGAGTTCGGCGACAGCTGCCTTCTGCTGCCCTAGAGCCTTAGGTCAGATAAAGGAAGCGCTCCAGGATCTGAACCTGGTTGTGAAGGGCGGCGGCCTCGTCGAGCTTGCCGGCAGTGGTGAGATAGTCGGCGGAGTTGCGCCGCTCGTCGACCTCGTCCATCACCACCAGGCGTACCTCCGCCGGGGTTAATTCCCGGCGGGGGACGTCTGCGTACCCCTTGACCGGGTCGTCGATCGAGCTGGTCTTCGGGGCCGGGACGGCCTCCTTGTTGGCAATGGCGGAAAGGACCGACCTGATGGCCAGGATCGCCGGCCTGTCCTGGTTCTTCATCGCGGTGATCAGCTCGGCCTGGAGCACGTGTCGAAGGTTCACCCGGCGAGAGCCGCCTTGACCACCTGCGAGATGCGGGAGCCTTCGGCCGCGGCCCCCACCCGTTCGCGGACCGCCTTGATGACTGCGCCCATCGCACGAGGGCCCTCGATCCCCGCGTTGCGGGCGTTGGCGACCTCCTCGGCCACAATTGCCGCCAGCGCCTCGTCGCCGATCTCCTCGGGCATGTAAGTCGACAGGATCTCGGCCTCCGACCGCTCCTGGGCGGCCAGCTCGTCCCGGCCGGCTTTGTCGTAGATCTCGGCGGCCTCCTTGCGTTTGCCCAGCTCGGAGCGGATGACGCCGATCACCTGGTCGTCGTTGAGGGTCGATTGCTGCTTGCCGGACACCTCGGCCTTGCTGATGGCGGTGATCACGCTGCGCAGCGTCGCCTTGGCCGTCTCGTCCCTGGCCCGCATGGCCGCGGTGAGATCCTCCCGGATCCGTTCCTTGAGCGACGTCACAGGCCGGTCAGGCTCTCCGGCCGGTGATGGATGCGGCGAAGATCTCGTCGGCCACCGGGTGGGTGAGGTCGATGCGAACCTCCTCGAAGCCGGCTCGCTCCAGCGCTTCGGTGCACTCCCCGACGCTCAGGGCTCCGGCGATGCAGTCGACGTAGCTGCCCCGGGCCGCCCGGTCGCCGGGCGAAAGGGCGTCGGACGCCAGGACGTCGCAGATCCCGATCCGTCCGCCGGGCCTGAGCACGCGGGCGATCTCGGAGAACACCGCCTGCTTGTCCTGCGACAGGTTGATGGAGCAGTTGGAGATCACGACGTCGACCGAGCCGTCGGCCAGGGGGACCTTCTCCATATCGCCCGGCAGGAACTCTACGTTGGTCAGGCCGGCCGAACGCTTCGCCGAGTTGGCGAGGGCGATCATCTCGTTGGTGATATCCAACCCGTAGACCCTGCCCTCGGGGCCGACCAGAGCTGCCGCCAGGAAGGCGTCGATGCCGGAGCCTGAACCCAGGTCGAGGACCGTCTGGCCCTCGGCAATCGCCGTCAGCGCTGTAGGGTTGCCGCATCCGCAGCCGGCCGAGACCGCCAGGCTCGGAAGTGCTTGCGTCTGGGCGGCCGGGTAGAGCGACGAACCGAAGGCGGCTGCCGGCTCGGCGCCGTGGACGTGCCCGGCGTCGGTGGTGCTGCAGCAGGCGCCGTCCTCCCCGCCGCCGCAACATGCGCCGAGGACGGTCAGCTGGGAGAACTCGGCTTGGATCACCTCGCGGGCGGTCCAGGCGTACTTCTGCCGTACCTCGTCGGTCAGCGTCTGGTTCATGGAGCCTCCTGAGAGCGTTGCCCTCAGCCTACTCCTTGCCCGCAGGCTCCATGTCGTCCTTGTCCTCGGTCTCAGGCTCGGGCGTCAGCGCGTCCTTCAGCTCGGCCACCCGCTTGGAGACCGTGTAGTTCTTCGCTGAGAACGGGTTGGCCCTCTGGGCCGTGCCGCCGGTGTGGAAGGACTTCTCGGGAATCGCGTTCACGTAGGCGTCGCCGTAGATCTCCTTCAGCTCGGCCACCCGGTCCTCGAAAGACTGCCGGGTCTTTTTGATCCGCTTGAACTCCTCGTCCGCCGGGTTCACCGAGAGGCCGTCTTCGGTCGGAGGGTTGTAGTAGCGGCTCCGGAAGGGCTTCCAGAGGATCTCCTTGTTGTAGCGGCCGTCGCGGCCCATCTTGGAGACGACCTTGCCTCCGGCCTCTTTGCCCAGCTCCAGGATCTCCTGGGCGGCGTCGATGTCGCCGCAGGTGATCTTCTCGAGGAGCCACTCGCACTTGTCCTTGGCGATGTCCTTGAGGTCGAACATGACGTCGCCGCCGTGGTCGGTTAGCACCACGACGTAGTCGGGCTCCAGCTGTTCTTCACGGGAAAGGTGGTTCTGCACGTCCTCCCGCAGGTTGATGACCAGCCCGCCCTCTTCGCCGCCCCGCTTCCACCAGTCGAGGACGAAGTCGCCCATGTTGAGCTCGTTGCCATCTACGTCGATGGCGGAAATCGGCTCTTGCATGCCTTCGATCGGCCTCAGAACGAAGCCGGCTCTCTCCGCAGAGTCAACCGTAGCCCGCAGGTCCTCCATGCCTTCGAGTTCGACGCGAAACGTGAAGCGCTTAAACAAAAGATTGTCCTCCCGGTTTTGTGGCCTACGAGGTAATTAATCCTTCCAACATCCGGGGTTCAGAGAAAATTCCCGTCCCGGAGGATCTATCTAGAGCTTAACCACTCCTCCTATTTACCGATAACCGGGCGATCCTCAAACAACCCGGACGGCGGCACGAATCCTAGGAGTTGATCTCCTCCCGCTTCGAGGTGACCTGGACGACCGGCAGGGGCGCCTTCGGCTTGACGACCACCCGCTGCGAGCTGGCTACAATGCCGTCGATCCACTCGGTGTTCGGGACCATCCCTTCGAAGTCCTTCCACACCCGGCCGTCGGTGCGGCAGTCGAACCGCCGGCAAAGAGCCGGGCGGTCCTCGAAGATGTTGCAGCCCTTCCCCTGGTCCAGGTGGGCGCAGTAGCCGTCCTCACCGTGGGCTATCAGGTAGGGAAGCTTGCGATCCCACTTGACCTTGCCCGACCGGACCTCCCCCGGCGTGAGGGCAAAGTTGAGCTTGCAGCAGACCGCTTTGCAGAGGTGGACCCGCTCGGCGCAGTTGATGACCGCTTCAGGGGCGGGGTTCGGGGGGTCTATGCGGTAGCGGGCGCCTTCCCATTCCGGCGGCTCCCAGGCCTCGTCGGGCACGGACGGCCGTGGACTGCCGCCGTTCTCGCTGTGCCGGCGCTCCTGCTCATGGGCGGCCCAGCCGCCCCATCCGAGCGTCCGATCCCAGCGCCCTTCCAGTTTTTCCAGCCTCTTCGAGTTCCAGCCCTTCTTGCGAAGGTCGTCCATCATCCGTTGCATGTCCGAAGGCACGGGCTGGTTGTCTAGACCCATATCGCCACCAAAGATCGGCAAGTTGGACCGGACCATTTTGAACTCGACAACCGGCGGTGGCAATACCCGCCACACGGAAGGCCGAGAAACCGTATAAGCCAGGTCGAGTCGGTAGAAACGCTGCAGATGCGAGGCTTTTTGGCCTACAGACTTGCACTTGCCGTAAGGGGTGAAGATAATTCCCGCATGACGAGCTTTCGTATGGGCCGCGTGGCAGAACTTTTGGGGGTGAGCGTGGACACGGTCCGGCGCTGGGCCGATAGCGGACGCCTCGTCACCACCCGCTCGGAGAGCGGGAAAAGAATCGTCGAAGGAGCGGACCTGGCCGCCTTCGTCAGCAGCATCGCAAAGTCGGGCGAGTTGAAGAACATCAACGCCGAGTCGGCCCGCAACCACTTTCCCGGCATCATCACCAAGGTCCTCAAGGACGGCGTTGCGGCGCACGTCGAAATCCAGGCAGGCCCGCACCGGCTCGTTTCGCTGATGACCAGAGAAGCGGCCGACGAGCTCGAGCTGGAGCCCGGCATGCTGGCGGTCGCAGCCGTCAAGTCCACGAACGTCGTCATCGAACTCCCGAGGGAGCCCTGACCGTGAAAAGCCGTCTCATAGCAGCACTTGCCCTGCTGATCCTCGCCGGCTGCAGGCCCGAGGTGGGGTACCGGGAGCCCACTTCCCCGGCGGCCGGGAAGCAACTTTCCGGCAGCGCCACCGTCTTCGCGGCCGCTTCGCTCACCGAGTCGTTCCAGGAAATCGGCGACCTCTTCCGGGACGAGAACCCGTCCGCCGGCCTCGTTTTCAACTTCGGGCCCTCGAGCGGTCTGGCAACCCAGATCGAAGAGCAGGGGGGCGCCGATGTGTTCGCCTCGGCGGACCAGGCCAACATGAAGAAGGTCACCGACCGGAACCTGATCGACGGGAAGCCCGAAGTTTTCGTGCGAAACAGACTGCAGATCATCGTCGGCCCCGGCAACCCGAAGGGCATCGAGACCCTTGCAGACCTGGCCGGGCCGGACCTCAAGGTCGTCCTTGCGGCGCCCGGGGTGCCGGTGGGCAGGTACGCCCGCGAGGCGCTGACCAAGGCCGGCGTCACCGTGAATCCGGTCTCGGAGGCGGTGGACGTTAAGGGTGTCGTCGGACCGGTCACGCTCGGGGAAGCCGACGCGGGCATCGTCTACGCCACCGACGTGGAGGCTGCCGGCGGCAAGGCCGAAGGCGTCGACATTCCCGAGGAGTCCAACGTGACCGCCGAGTACCCCATCGGCCTCGTGAAGGGTGCCCGGAACGCTGCCGTGGGCAAAGCGTTCATCGACCTGGTCCTGTCCGGCGAAGGGCGAAAAGTCCTGACCGACCACGGGTTCATCGCACCCTAGGGCGCCTTGAGGGAACCGGAGCCGCAGCCCACCCCCTTCCCGGGCCGACGCCGGGGAACCCTATCCGGGTCGCTGGAGAGGGCGTCCACCGGCGTGGCGAAGGTGGCAGTTGGCGTGGCCGTGTTGTTCTTCCTGCTGCCGCTGGTCGGCCTGTTGCTCCGCACCCCCTGGAGTGAGCTGGGGACCGAGCTCGCCTCTCCGCCGGTGCGGAGCGCCCTGTGGCTATCCCTGGTCTGCTCACTGGCCGCCACTGCGATCTCCGTGGTGTTCGGGGTTCCGCTGGCCTGGGCGCTGGCCCGGTGGCAGTTCCCGGGCAAGTCGGTGGTGCGAGCGCTGACGACCCTGCCGATGATCGTCCCGCCGGTGGTGGGAGGCGTCGCCCTGCTGCTTGCCTTCGGACGGCGTGGTTTCGCAGGGAGGTGGCTGGACCAGGCCTTCGGCATCACGCTCCCCTTCACTACCGCTGGGGCGATCCTGGCCGAGACATTCGTCGCCATGCCGTTTCTGGTCATCACCGTGGAGGCCGGCCTCCGGTCGATGAACCGGCGGTTCGAGGACGCCGCTTCGACGCTGGGCGCCGGACCGTGGGTCACGTTTCGCCGGGTGACCCTCCCCTTGATAGGGCCGAGCCTTTGGGCCGGGGCCGCCCTGGCGTGGGCCCGGGCGCTCGGCGAGTTCGGCGCGACGATCACCTTCGCCGGGAACCTTCCGGGGCGAACCCAGACCATCCCGCTGGCGGTCTACCTGGCGCTGGAGACCCGTCTGGAGGCGGCGATCACGCTGAGCGTGGTGCTCCTGGCCGTGTCGCTGACGGTGCTCGTCCTGCTCCGCGACCGATTTATGCCGAACCTGTGAGCCTCGAAGCCAAGCTCGAGCTGCAGCTGGGAAGCCTGGACCTCGACGTCGACCTGCGGGTCGGTTCGGGCGAAGTGCTGGCGGTGCTGGGCCCCAACGGGTCGGGCAAGACCACGCTCCTCCGGGTTCTGGCCGGTCTTCTACCCGTGCGGTCCGGCAGGGTGGTTCTCGACGGCGAGGTGCTGGAGGACACCGGCGCCGGCACCCGGCTGCTGCCGGCTGAACGTTCGGTGGGGTTCGTCTTTCAGGACTACCTGCTGTTCCCGCACCTGACGGTCGTCGAGAACGTGGCGTTCGGCCTGCGATCTCGGGGCGTGACGAAGGGAGCAGCCCGTGCTGCGGCATCCACGTGGCTCGGCACCATGGGGCTTGACGCTTATACCAAGGAGAAGCCGGGGTCGCTGTCGGGCGGGCAGGCGCAGCGCGTAGCGCTCGCCCGCGCCCTGGCGCCCAACCCCCGCCTTTTGCTTCTCGATGAGCCGCTGGCCGCCCTGGATGCCGGAACCAAGCTGGAGGTCCGGCGGGAGCTGAGCAGGCACCTCGGCTCGTTCGAGGGATCCGCGTTGCTGGTCACCCACAACCCGCTCGAAGCTGCTGCTCTGGCAGACAGGCTGATAGTCCTGGAGAACGGCCGGGTGATCCAGGACGGCACGTCGACCGAGGTGGCGTTGCGCCCCCGTTCGGCCTACGTCGCCGAGCTGGTCGGCCTCAACTTGATCCGCGGCAAGGGTTTCGGCGATCACGTCGAGGTGGAGGAAGGCGGCCGCCTGGTGGCCCCGTCGACACCCCTCGGGGATGTCTACGCCGCCATCCACCCCCGGGCGGTTGCGCTGCACCGGTCGCATCCCGAGGGCTCTCCCCGGAACGTCTGGGAGGGCACGGTTTCCGGCATCGACCTCGAGGGTGAAAGGGCACGGGTGAGCGTCACGGGACCGGTACGGGTGGTGGCCGAGGTGACCGTGCAGGCCCTGAAGGAGTTGAACCTGGTGGCGGCCGGACCGGTTTGGGTCTCTATCAAGGCCACGGAGATCCAGGTCTACCCCGCCTGACATAGGATCGAAAGACCCTACGCCGAGGAGGTTCGATGACCAGCGCCAAGCTCCGCCTGCTTGTTCCAGCCGTCCTGACGATCGCGCTGCTGGCCGCCTGCAGCGGCGATGACCCGGCCATCGAAGGGTCGCCGTCGGCAAGCGCCTCCGAAAAGGCATCTCCCACCACCGGCGCCACTGCTTCCCCGGCCGCCACTCCGGCGGACATCACCGCATTCCTGCAGCCGGGCCTCACCGCAGAAACCGTCGCCCTCCTCAACTCGTGCCATGGCGGCGACAACGCCGCCTGCGACAAGGCCCAGGAACCGGGCCGCCTGGAGGACGGGCACTTCTCCAAGATGACCGCCGCCTGCGAGCAGGGGAACCAGGACGCCTGCAAGCTGAGGGACCGGCTGGTCGAAGCGGAGTTGCGGATCCACTGCGCCGACGGCGACGCCTCGGCCTGCGTCACTCCCACGCCGGACCCGTACTAACCTCAGCCACCAACCCTTTGGACGGCCGGCCCACGGCCGCAAGACGATATCGCCCGGCTCGCCGCTCCGTTTAAGAGCTAGCCCTCGCCCATCAGAGTCGAACTCTTTCATGCCGACGAAGGTGGCCGGCTCGGGTTGGTCGGCCGTGGAAGGTTTTCAGCCGGCGGTGGTAGCGGCAGAGCAGAGAATTAAGCACCTACTCCGTCGCTGCGAGGTACGCCGCACCGCGGGGCGACAGCCGGTAGCCGACCTCCAGGCTCTCCGTCAGACCCAGCTCCTTGAGCTTTAGGACGTCCCGCTTGAACGGCAGGGTCTCCCGCGTCAGCAGTGCGGCGAGGTCGGCGGCCCGGGTGCCGGGTGAGTCCTGAATGAGCTCCAGGACGGGCCGGGTCCACGGCCCTACGGTCGACGACCGGTCCATCCGCTCCAGCCGAGCCTTGAGGCCGGCCAGCTCCTCCCGGGACAGGTCCCCCCGGTTTCGCAGCTCGATCCGGGGGTCCGGGCCGGCGAAGCGCAGCCGGACACGGTGTACCGGGCCCTTCGCCGACCAGCCGGACAGCTCATCGACCAGCTCTGCCCGGGAGCCGGACCCTGCAAGTCGCGCCTGTTCCTCTGTGATCTGGTCGATGGTTACTACGTCGACCGCCAGCACCTCGACCAGACCCACAAAGGTCCTCAACCGGGTTCCGACCTTGACCCTCGGCCGTTCCCAGCAGCGAAAGGCCAGCTCAACGGTCCCTTCGACGATCCCCTGCAGGACCTCGGGGCTCAGGAGCACAAATTCGCCCCCGGACGCCCGGCAACCTCGCTCCCGGCGTTCCGGGCGTCGATCCAGGCAAGCACATCGGACCCGGCCGACCGGATGACGCCGATGTGGTCGGCGCCTCGGTAGGTCTGCAGCTCGGCGACGCCGCCCAGTCCGCAGAGGCGGTCGAACAGCAGGCGGCTCACGTCGACCGGCACCACCTGGTCCGCTTCGCCGTGCACCAGGAGAATCGGCGCCTGCGTCCTGCTCCGCCCGGGCGTGTTCTCCGTGATCGCCTCCCGCCAGCCATCGGCTTCCGCAGGGTTGGCCTTCAATACCCGGTCCAGGCGGGCGCTGCGGAAACGGCTGCCGATCTCCTCCTGGCAGAGCCGCTCGACCCGCTCCCGCTGGGCGACGATGTCGGGGTAGAGGATGGCGTCGAGATCGAGTTCCGGGTAGGCCGCCTTGAATCCGAAGGCCCCCATGACGACGAAACCGGTCGCAGCCGTCAGGTTGCCCTCCGGCAGGAGAGCAAGCAGGTCCAGCTCGGCGGCGGGCGCCGCGGCGACCACCCCCATCAGCTCCAGCTCCCCGGCGTACTCGGGCGCCAGCTCACCGGCGAACAGCACCGCCCCGCCGCCCTGGGAGGCCCCGAAGGCCAGGAAGCGGTTCCCGGCCGATGCCTCGGGGATCTGCCGGGCGGCCCGGACGCTGTCCAGCACTCCCCTGCCCTCACTCCGGCCGACCAGCCACGGATGGGCGCCCGGGGTCCCCAGGCCCTCGTAGTCGGTGGCCGCCACGACGTACCCGCGGCGCAGGAGCTCGGAAAGGGTCGACGACCCGATCAGGTCCCCGGGTGAGCGGGAGGGCGCACAGCTGTCCCCCAGGCCCACCGAGCCGTGGCCCCAAGCCACGACCGGCCGGGGTCCCGTAGCCGGTCCCGCCGGCGCAAACACCAGCCCCGAAACCACGATGTCCCGGCCGTCCACCGACGTCGAGTGGTAGAGAACCCGCCAGCCCTGCACACCGCCCGGCGCGTCGAGCGGCTCCATCCTGACCAACCGGCCCGGCTCGGCGGCCGGGACACCCTCCGGCAAACGGTAGAAGTCATCAGCGAGCTCAGGGAATTGGGGGGGAAGCATCACTCCGGGGCTCGAGCCGGGAGACACAGCGGCGGTCGGGTCGGCTGCGGGCGGGGTTTCCGAGCCGCAGGCGAAAAGGAGAATCGAGATGCAGGCCAACGCGGCAAAGAGCTGGATCCGGCCGAAGGGTTGCCCGCGTTGAACCACCTTTAGATCTTGCCAGTGGTTGGGGAGTTAGCGGTACGTCTGAGGCGGTTAGGCGGAGATGCCGTCCTCGAGGAACTCGAAGAACGAAGAAGCCTGGGTCAGGGTGAACAACCGCTCGATGTGGCGCGGTCCCCTGGTGAACG
Coding sequences within:
- a CDS encoding TOBE domain-containing protein, translating into MTSFRMGRVAELLGVSVDTVRRWADSGRLVTTRSESGKRIVEGADLAAFVSSIAKSGELKNINAESARNHFPGIITKVLKDGVAAHVEIQAGPHRLVSLMTREAADELELEPGMLAVAAVKSTNVVIELPREP
- a CDS encoding DUF3048 domain-containing protein → MPRRLLALLLLFALFATACSNDDPEPEATEAAEESPEAPPPPPEPVRCPLSGIELPAGVDVNRPAMAVKIDNHPRARPQTGLETADIVYEELVEGGLTRFMGIYHCGDAADLGPVRSARAVDPDIMTQYAPVLFAYSGASPNNLAKVARTAGVINLAHGSNGPAYARKGGRPAPHNLYTSTDKIRARPAAQGVAGPPKTGLIFNPKLVPTPVAPPPPAPTEAASPGSSAAPPAPAAPAPPPGNKVSFAYSGAVGVTYTYDPATNKYLRSQGGSPHNAASGARFGGTNIVVMKVPVNRGGSSPEIAVAGSGEAIVLRNGQSVHGRWNRPTLGDQTTLVDDAGQPIELAAGNTWINLLPNDQGFTVE
- a CDS encoding YkgJ family cysteine cluster protein, whose protein sequence is MGLDNQPVPSDMQRMMDDLRKKGWNSKRLEKLEGRWDRTLGWGGWAAHEQERRHSENGGSPRPSVPDEAWEPPEWEGARYRIDPPNPAPEAVINCAERVHLCKAVCCKLNFALTPGEVRSGKVKWDRKLPYLIAHGEDGYCAHLDQGKGCNIFEDRPALCRRFDCRTDGRVWKDFEGMVPNTEWIDGIVASSQRVVVKPKAPLPVVQVTSKREEINS
- a CDS encoding GatB/YqeY domain-containing protein; this translates as MTSLKERIREDLTAAMRARDETAKATLRSVITAISKAEVSGKQQSTLNDDQVIGVIRSELGKRKEAAEIYDKAGRDELAAQERSEAEILSTYMPEEIGDEALAAIVAEEVANARNAGIEGPRAMGAVIKAVRERVGAAAEGSRISQVVKAALAG
- a CDS encoding GatB/YqeY domain-containing protein, which produces MNLRHVLQAELITAMKNQDRPAILAIRSVLSAIANKEAVPAPKTSSIDDPVKGYADVPRRELTPAEVRLVVMDEVDERRNSADYLTTAGKLDEAAALHNQVQILERFLYLT
- a CDS encoding ABC transporter permease → MAKVAVGVAVLFFLLPLVGLLLRTPWSELGTELASPPVRSALWLSLVCSLAATAISVVFGVPLAWALARWQFPGKSVVRALTTLPMIVPPVVGGVALLLAFGRRGFAGRWLDQAFGITLPFTTAGAILAETFVAMPFLVITVEAGLRSMNRRFEDAASTLGAGPWVTFRRVTLPLIGPSLWAGAALAWARALGEFGATITFAGNLPGRTQTIPLAVYLALETRLEAAITLSVVLLAVSLTVLVLLRDRFMPNL
- the modA gene encoding molybdate ABC transporter substrate-binding protein yields the protein MKSRLIAALALLILAGCRPEVGYREPTSPAAGKQLSGSATVFAAASLTESFQEIGDLFRDENPSAGLVFNFGPSSGLATQIEEQGGADVFASADQANMKKVTDRNLIDGKPEVFVRNRLQIIVGPGNPKGIETLADLAGPDLKVVLAAPGVPVGRYAREALTKAGVTVNPVSEAVDVKGVVGPVTLGEADAGIVYATDVEAAGGKAEGVDIPEESNVTAEYPIGLVKGARNAAVGKAFIDLVLSGEGRKVLTDHGFIAP
- a CDS encoding SDR family oxidoreductase — translated: MPLALITGASRGFGFALAKALAGRGWQLIVDARDGRALEAAAEMIGPGVTAVAGDVAGPAHRRELASAVARAGGLDLLVNNASTLGTSPLPELARYPLGALEQVFQTNVLAPLALIQELLPHLSPGAAIVNITSDAAVEAYGGWGGYGASKAALDQISAVLAAEQPGFRVYAFDPGDMRTAMHQEAFPGEDISDRPEPETVVPALLRLLADSPPSGRYRSADLLVGAGMEAG
- a CDS encoding methyltransferase domain-containing protein, translating into MNQTLTDEVRQKYAWTAREVIQAEFSQLTVLGACCGGGEDGACCSTTDAGHVHGAEPAAAFGSSLYPAAQTQALPSLAVSAGCGCGNPTALTAIAEGQTVLDLGSGSGIDAFLAAALVGPEGRVYGLDITNEMIALANSAKRSAGLTNVEFLPGDMEKVPLADGSVDVVISNCSINLSQDKQAVFSEIARVLRPGGRIGICDVLASDALSPGDRAARGSYVDCIAGALSVGECTEALERAGFEEVRIDLTHPVADEIFAASITGRRA
- the soxR gene encoding redox-sensitive transcriptional activator SoxR, producing the protein MDEEWLSVGQVAGRSGFAASAIRYYEGEGLVSAERNSGGQRRFHRSVLRRLAFISAARHLGVSLEEVRGALGQLPQNRTPNAADWKRISLLWREKLNGEIRALEALRDGLDSCIGCGCLSLDRCKISNPHDAAASGGPGAVYLPKQLRVPATTRP
- a CDS encoding S-adenosylmethionine:tRNA ribosyltransferase-isomerase, yielding MSAAAPAYPEGRAAPGPPESRGLDRDGVRLLVASRKGITHASFRDLGSFLRPGDLLVVNNSATLPAAVDGTREYGRATIVHFSAEMDDGSWVVELRKPDNSGPFLDGGTGEVVELPGGGRIAILSAYRGVEGRSRLLLARPQLGRPVAGYLKRFGRPIAYGYLEERPPLSDYQTIFATEPGGAEMPSAGRPFSGRVLAGLVSRGVSLAPITLHTGVSSPEVSEPPAPERFRVPAATAALANHTHREGGRVVAVGTTVTRALESAADEQGFVNAAEGWTDLVLDASRPVRTVDGLITGWHAASATHLLLLEAVAGSGLVTRAYDAAAAAGYLWHEFGDSCLLLP